The proteins below come from a single Geobacillus thermoleovorans genomic window:
- the pulA gene encoding type I pullulanase → MLHISRTFAAYLDEMDQIVVLAPKSLGFDGMAPFTLVAPSGEEIPLSVQHVEDVGETVKYVCRFASAFEFGATYWVRSCRGEETDVQIGAVVRTPAFDDRFFYDGPLGAEYLKEQTVFRVWAPTATAVSVKLVHPHLDEIRCVPLVRGERGVWSAVVPGDWERARYTYIACINRVWREAVDPYATAVSVNGEFGVVIDWEKTKLAPPSLPLPPLCSPTDAIIYELSIRDFTSHPDSGAVHKGKYLGLAETNTSGPNGTATGLSYVKELGVTHVQLMPFMDFAGVDERDPQAAYNWGYNPLHLYAPEGSYATDPADPYARIVELKQAIHTLHENGLRVVMDAVYNHVYDREQSPLEKLVPGYYFRYDAYGQPANGTGVGNDIASERRMARRWIVDSVVFWAKEYGIDGFRFDLMGVHDIETMKAVRDALDAIDPSILVYGEGWDLPTPLPPEQKATMANAKQLPRFAYFNDRFRDAVKGSTFHLPDRGFALGNPGGREQVKLAIAGSLRALGGLFCHPRQSINYVECHDNHTFWDKMEAANHDEPEWLRRKRQKLATAIVLLAQGIPFLHSGQEFYRTKGGDGNSYRSPDAVNQLDWERKSRYEDDVRYVQGLIALRRAHGAFRLATEAEVLRHFTFLEPLPPSVIAYRLHDAAVYGPWEDIIVVHHNEEKETAIALPDEREWAVVCDGQRCGTTPFGQARGMLRLDGIGTWVLVHPAG, encoded by the coding sequence ATGCTTCACATCAGCCGAACGTTTGCCGCCTATTTGGACGAGATGGATCAAATCGTTGTGCTTGCGCCGAAATCGCTCGGCTTTGATGGAATGGCGCCGTTTACGCTCGTGGCGCCGAGCGGCGAGGAGATTCCGCTGTCCGTGCAGCACGTCGAGGATGTTGGGGAGACGGTGAAATATGTGTGCCGGTTTGCATCCGCGTTCGAGTTTGGAGCGACATACTGGGTGCGTTCTTGCCGCGGGGAGGAGACCGATGTTCAAATCGGCGCCGTTGTGCGCACTCCTGCATTTGATGATCGGTTTTTCTATGATGGACCGTTAGGAGCGGAGTATCTCAAAGAACAGACGGTATTTCGCGTATGGGCGCCGACCGCCACCGCGGTTAGCGTCAAGCTGGTTCATCCGCATCTCGACGAGATCCGCTGCGTGCCGCTTGTGCGCGGCGAACGCGGCGTATGGTCAGCCGTCGTCCCCGGCGATTGGGAGCGAGCGCGTTACACATATATCGCCTGCATCAACCGCGTATGGCGCGAGGCAGTGGACCCGTATGCGACCGCGGTTTCGGTCAATGGCGAGTTCGGCGTCGTGATCGACTGGGAGAAAACGAAGCTGGCGCCGCCCTCTTTGCCGCTTCCGCCGCTCTGTTCGCCGACGGATGCCATCATTTATGAGCTGAGCATCCGCGACTTTACCAGCCACCCGGACAGCGGCGCCGTCCATAAAGGGAAGTATCTCGGGCTGGCCGAAACGAACACGAGCGGGCCGAACGGGACGGCCACCGGGCTTTCGTATGTCAAAGAGCTGGGCGTCACCCATGTGCAGCTCATGCCGTTTATGGACTTTGCGGGCGTCGATGAGCGCGACCCACAAGCGGCTTACAACTGGGGATACAATCCCCTTCATCTATATGCGCCGGAAGGGAGTTATGCGACCGATCCAGCGGATCCATACGCGCGCATTGTAGAATTGAAGCAGGCGATCCACACGCTGCACGAAAATGGCTTGCGCGTCGTGATGGATGCGGTCTACAACCATGTCTATGACCGGGAGCAATCGCCGCTTGAGAAGCTCGTTCCCGGTTATTACTTCCGCTACGACGCCTATGGCCAACCGGCCAACGGCACCGGCGTCGGCAACGACATCGCTTCGGAGCGGCGGATGGCGCGCCGCTGGATCGTCGATTCGGTGGTGTTTTGGGCGAAAGAATATGGCATTGACGGGTTCCGCTTTGATTTGATGGGCGTGCACGATATCGAGACGATGAAAGCGGTGCGCGATGCCCTCGACGCCATCGATCCGTCGATCCTTGTGTATGGGGAAGGGTGGGATTTGCCGACGCCTCTTCCACCGGAACAAAAGGCGACGATGGCCAACGCCAAGCAGCTGCCGCGCTTCGCTTATTTCAATGACCGGTTTCGCGATGCGGTGAAAGGGAGCACCTTTCATTTGCCGGACCGTGGGTTCGCCCTCGGCAACCCAGGCGGGCGAGAACAGGTGAAGCTCGCCATTGCCGGGAGCTTGCGAGCGCTCGGCGGGCTGTTTTGCCACCCGCGTCAGTCAATCAATTACGTCGAATGTCATGACAACCATACGTTTTGGGATAAGATGGAGGCGGCCAACCATGATGAGCCGGAATGGCTCCGGCGAAAGCGGCAAAAGCTGGCGACGGCGATCGTTCTGTTGGCGCAAGGCATTCCGTTTTTGCACAGCGGCCAAGAGTTTTATCGGACGAAAGGCGGCGATGGGAACAGCTACCGATCGCCGGATGCGGTCAATCAGCTGGATTGGGAGCGGAAAAGCCGCTATGAAGACGACGTCCGCTACGTTCAAGGATTGATCGCCCTTCGCCGTGCGCATGGCGCATTTCGCCTCGCCACGGAGGCGGAAGTGCTGCGTCATTTCACGTTTCTTGAGCCGCTGCCGCCGTCGGTCATCGCCTACCGATTGCATGATGCCGCCGTCTATGGGCCTTGGGAGGACATCATCGTCGTGCATCATAACGAGGAGAAAGAGACAGCCATTGCGCTCCCCGACGAGCGCGAGTGGGCGGTTGTATGCGACGGACAGCGATGCGGGACAACGCCCTTTGGCCAAGCGCGCGGCATGCTTCGGCTTGACGGCATCGGCACATGGGTGCTCGTCCATCCTGCAGGGTGA
- the thpR gene encoding RNA 2',3'-cyclic phosphodiesterase, which yields MKRSHYFIAVPLTAEAKQAIARFSSNAAPSLPFRTWVHEEDYHITLAFLGDVPPKKMAPLCEAMAATAARCAPFPLVLAGLGTFGERTAPRIFWQGVEMEERLHALRRDVYEACMKLGFSLDRRPFAPHITIARKWQGAEPFHPDRLRSLAAAKAVFSVPEIVLYRTNMERTPKYEAIAVFPLLGAPMNGRK from the coding sequence ATGAAACGGAGTCATTATTTCATCGCTGTTCCGCTGACAGCCGAAGCGAAACAAGCCATCGCCCGTTTTTCGAGCAATGCGGCGCCGTCGCTGCCGTTTCGCACATGGGTGCATGAAGAGGACTATCATATCACCCTCGCGTTTTTAGGCGATGTGCCGCCGAAAAAAATGGCGCCGCTGTGCGAAGCGATGGCCGCCACCGCCGCCCGATGCGCCCCGTTTCCCCTCGTGCTTGCCGGGCTTGGGACGTTCGGGGAGCGGACGGCGCCGCGCATTTTTTGGCAAGGAGTCGAAATGGAAGAGCGGCTGCATGCGCTGCGGCGCGACGTGTATGAAGCGTGCATGAAGCTTGGGTTTTCCTTGGACCGGCGGCCGTTTGCCCCGCATATTACGATCGCTCGCAAATGGCAGGGAGCCGAACCGTTTCACCCGGATCGCCTCCGTTCGCTTGCCGCGGCCAAGGCGGTGTTTTCGGTGCCTGAGATCGTGCTGTATCGGACGAATATGGAACGGACGCCGAAGTACGAAGCGATCGCCGTGTTCCCGTTGCTTGGCGCGCCGATGAATGGCCGGAAATAG
- a CDS encoding YtzH-like family protein — protein MPLNYNHQLTVLRDILSEHQLDCCGTVSECEQIERLAKSLLANDEVDGQVKQILPHIYAYGQGGKYSTDLNAHISAHQGQLADWVNGLS, from the coding sequence ATGCCGCTCAACTATAACCATCAATTGACCGTACTTCGCGACATTTTATCCGAACATCAGCTCGATTGCTGCGGAACGGTTTCCGAATGCGAACAAATTGAACGGCTCGCTAAATCGCTGCTCGCCAACGATGAGGTGGACGGCCAAGTCAAGCAAATTCTCCCCCATATTTACGCTTATGGCCAAGGCGGGAAATACAGCACTGATTTAAACGCCCACATTTCCGCCCACCAAGGCCAGCTCGCCGACTGGGTGAATGGGCTGTCCTGA
- a CDS encoding phosphotransferase family protein translates to MEQLLGKEWEITPAGGATGDAYFAEYEGKKLFLKRNSSPFLAVLSAEGIVPKLVWTKRLENGDVFTAQQWLNGRELKPWEMGSEQVAALLRKIHRSKELVTMLKRLGKSPLRAKKMLALLAEQQRRHPVGGSVVCQALDWLEQHVSSLPDGEYVVCHCDINHNNWLLADDGTLYLIDWDGAMIADPAIDIGMLLHLYIPRAEWKTWLDQYGWEWSQELGLRLKWYTIAHTLHSLFWPKGKDGQKEKEQSLRLLKRVMVES, encoded by the coding sequence TTGGAACAGTTACTAGGTAAGGAGTGGGAGATCACTCCCGCTGGCGGCGCTACAGGGGATGCGTATTTTGCGGAATATGAAGGAAAGAAATTGTTTTTAAAGCGGAATTCTTCTCCGTTTCTGGCTGTATTGTCGGCCGAGGGCATCGTCCCGAAGCTTGTATGGACGAAACGGCTCGAAAACGGCGATGTGTTTACGGCCCAGCAATGGCTGAACGGCCGGGAGCTGAAGCCGTGGGAGATGGGAAGCGAGCAAGTGGCGGCGCTGCTAAGGAAAATCCATCGTTCAAAAGAGCTGGTGACGATGCTGAAGCGGCTCGGCAAATCTCCGCTGCGCGCGAAGAAAATGCTCGCTCTCCTCGCTGAGCAGCAGCGGCGTCATCCGGTCGGTGGTTCTGTCGTCTGTCAGGCGCTTGACTGGCTGGAGCAGCATGTGTCGTCATTGCCGGATGGCGAATATGTTGTCTGCCACTGTGACATCAACCATAACAATTGGCTGCTGGCCGATGATGGCACGTTGTACTTGATCGATTGGGACGGAGCGATGATCGCCGATCCGGCGATCGACATCGGCATGCTCCTTCATCTGTACATTCCGCGCGCCGAATGGAAGACGTGGCTCGACCAGTACGGATGGGAATGGAGCCAGGAGCTTGGCCTCCGCCTAAAGTGGTATACGATCGCTCATACGTTGCACTCGCTGTTTTGGCCGAAAGGGAAGGACGGCCAAAAAGAAAAGGAGCAGTCGCTTCGGTTATTGAAGCGCGTCATGGTAGAGAGTTGA
- the malA gene encoding maltose permease produces MEAAFKREAAVRKQVFPLFYFLIFFAFGALFPLLSVYLQEEARLSGAAIGWIMSLPPIVTMAAQPLWGTAADYTRKPVELLTLALGVTALFGLLYSLAGNYQVFVALTVLLSAAQSAIVPLSDSIALHHVRRSGGNYGAIRLWGSIGFAASVLVVGWLSDHVAFAVIFYAFSLALLAASVLAARLPRYPMAAPGALTFQDVRGLLSVRSFQLLLVATFLLFGPIYANNSYFGLLIHELGGTLTGIGFAFWLAAGSEAPFMKTADRLIRRFGMTRLLVLAALVSAARWWSYVADPPLWFVYITAIVQGCSVGLAIPTALQYVRRLAPERVQATAVALYSATSSGLGAWFCTLVGGYLFERWQIGAVYVFFGACTIVGVFVLIWLGKLEKTTKSAGEKG; encoded by the coding sequence CTCATCTTTTTTGCTTTTGGCGCGTTGTTTCCGCTTTTGTCCGTCTATTTGCAGGAAGAGGCGCGCCTTTCGGGGGCGGCGATCGGCTGGATCATGTCGCTTCCCCCGATCGTGACGATGGCGGCCCAGCCGCTTTGGGGCACGGCGGCCGATTATACGCGCAAACCGGTCGAACTGTTGACGCTGGCGCTCGGGGTGACAGCGCTGTTTGGGCTTCTTTATTCGCTGGCCGGAAACTACCAGGTGTTCGTCGCCCTGACCGTGCTGCTTTCGGCGGCGCAAAGCGCGATCGTTCCGCTCTCAGACAGCATCGCCCTTCATCATGTGCGCCGCTCGGGCGGAAACTACGGGGCGATTCGACTTTGGGGTTCGATCGGGTTTGCCGCGTCGGTGTTGGTTGTCGGATGGCTGTCCGATCATGTCGCGTTTGCGGTCATTTTTTACGCCTTTTCGTTGGCGCTGTTGGCCGCGTCTGTTTTGGCCGCCCGCCTGCCGCGCTACCCGATGGCGGCGCCGGGGGCGTTGACGTTTCAGGATGTGCGCGGGCTGCTGTCCGTCCGCTCGTTTCAGCTCCTGCTTGTCGCAACATTTTTGCTGTTTGGTCCGATTTATGCCAACAATTCCTATTTCGGGCTGTTGATCCACGAGCTTGGCGGCACGCTGACCGGCATCGGCTTCGCCTTTTGGCTGGCTGCCGGAAGCGAAGCGCCGTTTATGAAAACGGCCGACCGGCTCATCCGCCGGTTCGGCATGACGCGCCTGCTCGTGTTGGCTGCGCTCGTGTCGGCCGCCCGCTGGTGGTCGTATGTCGCCGATCCGCCGCTTTGGTTTGTCTATATCACAGCGATCGTTCAAGGATGTTCGGTCGGGCTGGCAATTCCAACCGCCCTCCAGTATGTGCGCCGCTTGGCGCCCGAGCGGGTGCAGGCGACGGCCGTCGCCCTTTACTCGGCGACGAGCAGCGGACTTGGCGCGTGGTTTTGCACGTTGGTGGGCGGATATTTGTTTGAGCGTTGGCAGATCGGCGCTGTCTACGTGTTTTTTGGCGCTTGCACCATCGTTGGAGTGTTCGTGCTCATTTGGTTGGGGAAACTGGAAAAAACGACCAAATCGGCAGGTGAGAAAGGATGA